ATTTAGCTATTACTtacccactttttcaaatacacttttcaATAGATTAGTTATCacattctctatctcatttaaatattatttcttcattcattctttattctttttttaacaactactcatttttcaacatttttttattcaatatctgattattataatagagaaaaacatttgaagaatgAATAGTAGCCCATCAGATTTGATGAGCTACTGttcatgagcaaaaaaaaaattcaagtataGAGAAGCTATTGGAGGCTAATTTTATGGTATCATTCTCTATTATTGGCAATATTTTGCCTTTACCTAtgctattggagatgctcttaacTGGTCTTTATATAGCTAACAATGCATTGTGCTGGTGTACTGCAGTTTCAAGGTTCTCTGCAGTCTGAAAAGATCATTGACAGAAAGGCTTCTTTGCAGAACCCTGTCTCATCTGGTGGTGGTGCTGAAGAAATCTATGATTATTGTCTCAAGGAATCAAGCAATCATTTGAGTGCAGTTGCAAGTGGTGAGGTTAGAACTGGAATCAGGAAAAGGCATCGCCAACAGCAAAGCCAACCTTGCATTGAGAACTCTGTTACATAGGTGGCACAGGGCACTGCTCCAAGAAGAATATGTTTGCTGTGTAAACCTCAAGTGCAGCCACTTACCTGCATCCTGATGTCAGAGCTTTACAACAGGAGATCATGAATTAAAAGCAGTTGCTACAGAGGAAAGAAGTACGTTTTGTGTACCTAATGTGATATTAAGATGACATATATGCATGAATTGTGAAAGTTTTGAAAATGATATGCGGATGGAGACGCTTCAGAAAAGCATGCTGTTGCTGGTGGTCAAGGTGCTGCTGACGCTACTAGGTGCTTTGAGTAAACCCCGAAAGACCCTTCctgattttcttgaaataagTACCAGTATGATACCAAGCCTGAGGTTACAGGGCAACAATTTGACAGGCATTAAGGTcgtttctttattttaaaggctCCTCCTGTTCATCACTAAAACTCGCCACTTGTTCTTCTGTTCAGGGTAGTGGTGGTTGTAGTCTTGTTTGTGATATTTGCTAGCATATGGAGATGtcttaaattttgatttcacTTGGACCGGGATATTCTACATTTCACGTTGATGATTTAGCTCTTTTACAAACCTAAAGGCATATTAGTGATTTCCCTCCCCCTCATGCATCAGTGAGAGCCCCTAACCCCAAATACAACATTCTTACTACGGACAGAAAAAAATCATGTACCCCTTTTTGTCTATTTGCTTTCATTCGCTCTCCCATTCTCTGTTTCTCTGCCCCCTCCTAGCATCTCTTCTTCAAAATAGATCGATCCCTCCCCCCGCCCCAAAAAGACTAATGGTCGAACTGACAGTGGCAGGAATCGGAGTTTAAGAATGGTAGTGATGGCCTTGGCTTCCGACGATGACGATTAAGGTTGATTGTGtgatatttttttagagaaaatttcCAGAGAAGAATTTGAGATCCAATATGAAAACATGTCTTTTGTTTGACCACAATTCAAGTGGTTcccaacaaaaatcaaattgcTCTAATTCTATTATTTTCCCAAATCAGACTAgtggttgtttttttatttacttggTTCGATTGGTCATTTTGATATgcttttaaaaccatggttacAACAATAGGAGAAGGAAGATTGAACTCTTGGTTCTCCCTAGTCCCTACAAGAAAAAACAAGTAATACCACTGAAAAACAAGTAATACCACTGCTTTATAAAACTTTTTACATGTCTAATTTAATAATGGTAGGGAAATTTTGTAATTATCTTAAATTATCGTGGTAATTCCAAACAAATCCTGATGAAACTTGagtgttgatttttttaatttgttcaaCATTGTATAAAACATGATGATAGTAACAAAACCAATGACATTTACAAAACATCTccccacaaaaaaaatgtgagtttgtACAAGTGTACACACAATATACATAAGTAAAATCACTCTAAAGTTTTTATGATAACTTTACTAATCTgaatcataaatattttttttgaaaatattaagttttacTAGTTAAACTACATCGTTCAAATATATCTAAGATTCAAATACTTCTTTGTAATTATttcgaattaaaaaaaaaaactacaaagatCTTGGTAGGTAACTAAGATTGTTTATATGCCCTCTAGTTTCTCTTTTCTATGACAAATTAAACCTTGAAAATGAAAAGACATGATCCCTGATGGAGTTAGACCATGGTAGGAATCAAAGTCTAAGAACAATAGCGATGGCTTTGACTTTGACTTTTGACGGCCTTGACTATGACTTTCGACAATGATGATCAAGATTGGACTATGTTTAAGCGAAATTTTTCAACGGAAGAAGTTGAGATCTAAAAGACAAAACCCATCTCCGGTTTGAACGCGATTCAAGTGGTTcccaacaaaaattgaattttctaatCTTATTAGTTTTAATATGAACATTGGTGATTAGTTATAGGTTACTTCGATTCAAATCAActaatttggtcaatttttaaaatcataattaCAATAATAACAGAAAAGGAATTAGAACCTAGGTTCTCACTAAGAGAGAAAACAAGTATTGCCACTAATATACAAGGCTTTTGACATGcctaatttaattatttatgggggaaaaaagaaaCGGAATTATGTAATTAGCCTAAATTTTTGTGCTAGTTTCAAACAAATCCCTATGAGATTGTGTTgctttatttagtttattttttcaacATTGTAAAACACTACGGTAGTTACAAAACCGACATAACATGATAACATTACAAAACCTTCCCcaacatacacatacacatatatatatatatcccaaaCGAACTAATAGGATCCCTTTACACACATGTATGTATATCCTAAGcccagtagtagtagtagtaggaTCCCCTCTTAAGTTTTTAAGCTAAGTCCACGATAATGTTCAAAATGTTATCCATcaatttataacaaaataaatttcaactttaccacattatcaatatttaaataaatacaaaaaaaaaaccaaaatagtaatcgttttaaatattgataatgtggtaaaatttaattcatctattttaaattaaagggatatgattttaaaaattttatagtgCAATTACCTTAAAAACTCTAAAAAGGATATATTCATCCATTCTAAGTTTCTAACTAAGAACTTCAGAGGATCTCAGCACTTGTATTCTCTTTCTGGCTATCTCTTATCTTCCCCCATTGCCTGCGCCGAATCTGAAGCATACAAATTGCAGCCAAGAAGTCCACACACTGCAATGGCCTCAGCACTTCCAGCATACCCTTCAAAGTCTTCAGCCTCACACAATCTGCAGCTTTCATCACCTTCTCCAATCCACCCAGCAATCCCTTCAATGCCACCTCCACCAACCCATCCACCTGACCCACCACATCACCGTTCTCAACCCGGCTCGCCAGCCGGGCCAACTCAACCATTTTCCGGTCCGCCATAGCCACCTGCAACCTCTCCATTTCCCTCTCCACTTTCTCTTCCTCCAACCTTATTTTCAACCTCAGCTCTTCAATCTTCTTCACCTGTGTCTCAGACATGTCCACCATACTAGCACAAGGCACCACAGACTCTTTCAAAGTGTCAATGACTTGAAAAGCCATAGATGGCTTCCAACCCGTCACCCACAAATAAGAGTTCTCTAAAGGACTCAGCCATACTGGACAGAAGAAAGCAAGCACATCTTCACGAGCACCAGCCCATTTTACTGTATAGTACTCCTTATAATGGCTTGTAACCCTTGACACCAGAGCTTGTAGCTCTGAATCCTCTGGTTCACTGGGTTTCGCTTTAGACACCATTACGAGTTGTTGGACATGTTCCTCAAGTTGGTATGTCCACTTCTCATAGAACTCAGAGAACCTTTCTTCAACTTGTGTTTTCATTTCGTTTATAGAGAAAAACAAGGGCTAGCTCAAGGCTAACAATAAGGTTGTGCTATGCATGGTATTTATAAACAGGTAAAGGTTGGTTCTAGTGTTCTGTGGATTACACCTATGAAGATGATGACACGTATTCAATTTTGTTAATGACACgtattcaaattttgttaatgtACCATGATCTTAACCGTACAAATATATGGTATGTTTGTGTATGAGTGTATGTGTACGTGGCAGTGTGTTACCAGATGGAGGGAGGAGCGAGAGGCACGTATGGGAAGGGCACGGTGCAATTGGGGGGGATGACTGGTGCATGGCTTACGCGCAGCAATTAGCCAATAATGCTTTTGAAGGGGCTGCGTGACGCTTTGCAAGAGGAGGAGAGGGACAAGAGTCTGTGctctttctttcttgatttCCAGCTTTGACTCTATTGATCGGGTTGTCCAAATCCACCACCTGGTGTCTGAATTGTCTTGGTTTAAAACGTGTCATTGTGGGGATGCTTCTGGTTTCAACGTGGAATGTGCATGGCCTGTTGTTCATTGTTTGTGGCGTCCACGGGGCCCAGCCATGTATTATGACTCGACTAAGTGTCCGAGATTATTCCAGGAGAGATAGTCACATTACATACATGTGTATTTCCTTTGCACGATAAGTTGGTTGTTGTACAACACGTTGATGTTAGGAGTTGGAACCAATGAGATGCTCTACGTATCTGAGTGGGATTAATCATGTGGGCTTCTTATGGTAACACCATGAGTCACAATCCAAACCCTTAGAAAAACTGTTGGGCAAATACACAGAAGTTCGTccgttttatttttttaatggtttttttttttgttgcattttttgaagatgaaaaaagaaagtgaataGTTAATTAcagtgtgtgaaaaaaaaaaaaaataagtaaaatttatattttaatgaaacTGAATTTAGAACAGGTAATGCTTTGtgtgtatttgaaaaagaaaagtcgAAAAAAAccaaggttttttatttatttattttttataataaatttataatttttttttttacccaatgCTGTACACATGCAATAGATCCCTTAATTCATATtcgaaaaaggaagaaaagaaccCTCAATTAAAGAAGGAAATTATTGGCTACCATTTTTAgaaattcacacaaatattgCAACAAATGATGTTCAACCAATTTACAATATAATTTAACCTtctaatgataacatgaatatcaaattataaaaaccaACTTGCATTTAACTATTTGTTAATGATTTTACAAACATTATTAACATAAACATGTACTTAAACATAAACTTTCATTTTAAATATGAACAaacttatatatgtgtgtgtgtgggttgAGTTAAatttacacctagtgtaactctaatTAATATTACACTATCCAATAATTTGTTATAGAAATCATactttgaaaatccaaccattaaattgcatgttttatctgttcttaacattcatgccaattttcatgacaGTTAGAGTTATTTACTGTTTGATTCACaaattcatcttttatacattactttaaactataaaaacttaaatttaaacaattaattgatgacatggctattaatctttgatcaccttgaaattttgcaagcatgaagaatatatgaagataacgtaatctaatgataaatttgccaaaattcacatttaattgaaaaatattgaaTTGTGTAACATTCCTTAAAATTATACCAGGTGAAACTtaaacctaatatatatatatatcatcctATATGTGCACGTGTTTTTGTACCATGGTATAGATATGAAAGGGAATATTAAGACCTTTTATGCTAGAacaaaaattttagcaaaaaaattataatgtggTCCATCCTTTCTGGTCCTCTCAATGCTCTAACACCCACGCTGAATAAGGACCAAATTGTCTCGCAACGTTTTGAACCCAGTTCATATATATACCACTTTAATGGGTAAACGACGCAACCCTTAATTGGAACATACTACAAATCAGGTGGCAATGCCGATGTCGAGAAGCAATGCCACTTAATCATTATCAAactgaaatttaaaatataatatgtaaaaaaatgttctaagaagaagaaaaacaaaataaaaagagatagaagtatatatattgaattcaacttgtaaataaatacaaaaaaagggaaaggaaatgAAGGGATAAGagcacaaaaaattaaaggcaTATCTTTCCAATATCGAAAATCCAAATCACTCAAAAAACTGTATTGGATTCAAGTTCTAAAGTTCTGAAGAATATCCATCTTCAGACTTCACATATGAAAAACAATCGAATAACACATCAAGATTGCAAATAATGAAGTGTTAGTGTGTGGTCGTGATGGTTGATTACACCATAGTTTTCTATACCGTCAGTCCCTCATGTATGCAATCACCCTACGGTGGTATTACTTCGCAGAAAATTACATTTATTCTGAAAAGAGTTATAACTTTTGAATAGGGTTATAACTTTGGTACAGAGACGGAGGCATTAATTGACCAGggtaaatttttataaaatatattttagtgtatgtgtgtgtgtatatatatatatatatatatatatatatatatatatatatatatatatatatatatatatatatatgcattaattttagataattacaacatgttaCTAACCTCGCAGCTCGAACCTTTTCCCTCTTAGACCCTCAAGCATTTTGTGCATGGAGAGGTGCCAATTCAGTTACAAGGGCTTTGACTaatattaacaattttgttctataaaattacatttcgcccccttaacaatatcattgaatCTTTTTCAAGAAACGTTACAATTACAAACttatctacaacatttttataaactattgaggtacaaatttttattagtttgcaTCTGGACTTATTacttacatcacttttttatttaccaatagtCACTCACTATATCAGCAATATACCTCTAgcacttttctcattttaaaggccattaaaaaaatttatagatctaaaatctaaaacgacatatactagcccaaaaacatttgtgcaacaacaaaaatcaccaatagtaaagctaaaaaaaattaagttcaatTAACAATTTTACTCAAACAAACAACTggccctttaaaaagttttaaatagattaattttgtctttacccaGCAGATGCACaaatcaaaaactcaaaaaaaaaaaaaaaaaaaacctcagcAGCTAAGAAGCCGTTGAGTTAGAGGTCAGAGTCATCCCCTTAACTCAAAGTCTTAGCTTCGTCTCTGCTTTGGTAGATAAATATCTAGATATTATAGCTAGGTATATTCTTTGCCAAGGGGCGTTTAGTAATCTATAGATATTGAATGTCTCATTCTATGTAGTACACAATGACACGAGGCACCAACAGTGGTATTGAAGCTAATGGTTGgttttgaatgagaatttttatttttatttttatccacCACCCCCACAACCCTTCTATTCCATCCACCTACCATCAACCTGttccaaaaatttcttaaaGATTATTTTTGGGACCAATTTTTGGATTGATGATACCAGTTTCATactattattatcattttactATTGCAATACTGGAGGAAGAAACATCATAGATTATTATTAGAGCTGTTCTTTTCATCATTGACACACATGCCAAGTACACGAAGACGTGTTTTATAGGAAAAATATTGGTAAAGGTTTCAAGAATAACAAATCAGGAGAATCCACAAGTGTGATCAATAAGGCTTCATGGGGTTAAGGCCGGACAAAGTAGATAATGATTCACCAATTTCCTTAGTATGTAATTTGAAGAAGTAATTAGGTTTATTTCTTGCTCATCAAGAAATAGATATAGAACCAAATAAATAGGTATTATTGAGTACAGAAAGGTATTATCAAAGTGGGTTTGGTGACTTTTTACAATGGATCAAGATTACTATTACAAAAACATAGACTGAGTTTCTTGAAAGAGTCATTTGAGTGTTTGTCTATTTTGGTGTGGGAGAGTTATTGCGTGTAATGAGGCTTTGGGATTGTTAATTGGCTTGTGTGTGTGAGGTTTTCAAGTTAGTTGGTGTTTGTGAGAGGTTTTGATTATGTTTGTGAGTTTTTTGAGTGTCGTGTGAGTATGTGAGGTTGTTTGTGTCTTTCCCTTGCGTGTACTAAACAGTAGAATCAAGGTACAAAAATTCATCCATACTATACACATGCCATTTATGAAGGATACATAATTCCAACTTAACCCAATCATACTACTTCAAGAATAAAAGCGAAATTATAATGTTGGTCCCTCAAGCTTACTCTATGTGCACAATTGATCCCTTAAGTTTCAAGTGAGCgcaattagtcccttaagttttaaaaatgagttATATTAGTTCTTTTACTAACTGGCGTTAGTAGTGTTACTTACTGCTGTTAGTAGTGTTACTTACGTAGCTAATGGAACAatgacttgacattttttttaatgaagtggcattttttaattataaataaaaaaaattagcttccaCGTCCAATCAAATCTAAATCAAATTGACTTAGTTTAAATTAAATCTAAAATCACAACAATAAAATCACATATGTacagtttttagaccccttaaacacaaccagattaacttagttatttagccaagtgattaacttaggtaaattatgcagatttaagttaacacatataaatcatatcattgtaaagtgcggaaaataaaaaatagaacgatatgataacccaggaaaaccaaactggtaaaaaacctggggaggatttaacataactatcctcaaggtaaaacaaatccactatgaaagaattgaagtttacataatagcgacttagaccactaacatcctattgctacctcgagtaggaaacttactaccacaaccacgtgacagctctgagttcacgaactacttctttcttggattcccagcaagcacaatcACTtctgcttgtatatctttaagctcttgaatctgcattTGAattgatcatcaagttcttgacatcaatctagaccttgataaccctaagtgtatgtgaaggcaaataCCTCTAGatttcacaagagattcacacacacagcataaagagccaCCATAAAATatggctagggttttttcttttatacttaagacaaaacataaaaccctacacataaaATGGGCTTGGACTTagttggaaaattctgtagaaaaacaatctatacgagcttcgatcgattgagtttaattttcgatcgatcaagccaggcagatttacacagtaaatcctgcaattcacttgattccaactttacacttaaacatactttgagcaagtctaaaataaggataaacgttttgatcatggtttgccaacattacaaattaaagttctaatacatttaaacctaaagtcttagaactcaacaaactccccctttgacaatccgtgacaaaacacaaaacttaaataaagtgctcaaagttacaaaaaaaacAGCCCATTACAAAATCATTGCCCAATGTAACAAATTCAACCTACTACTATCCAttagttgcaagtgtagacagcagcacgACTGAATCAACTTGTATATTTCTGTAatacttaacaaacacataaacgcatgtgtggaaaatacaagcaaacaaaaattaacttcttgatttcacataacacaaaataaagacatatatcatgaataacctcataaatataaatcaataaacaatgtgaaacaagagacatatataatcaaagtatctccccctatcatggACAACCCAACAaaatacatcatgagccaaaaaaggAGGTAAATATAGAATGAaacacctagatacaatctaaagctCCATAactccaaaacaacaaaatctccCCTTAATAACAAAAACTCATTTACATATGTACTacccctttttgtgacgaattgccaaagggcactcacttatcatcaaaaggaggtggcggAGGTGATCATATAATACACTCCAAATCCGCTCGCAAAGTACGAAACTCATCAAGCATGTCCATCAAAGGCTGACCATGAGCTGCTTGAACGGTCATGACAGTCTCCAACGTACGACGAATGTCTAAATCATCCGAAGTAGAAGGTGGAGGAACAACAGTAGCAACAGCAGTTGGATCGACAGATGCCTCAACAGAAGTATCACCTGTAGAAGATGGAGGAGGAGGTGTGATACCAGAAGATTTAACCCTATGGCGTTTAAAGCTTGCTCTCATATGAGCAGTCCTctgcctaagaaaggtggcacctataggagcaACTATATAGACAGGCTCAGACACAGGAAAGTCCTCTAAACCTAAATGCAAAAGAATTTGATGAATAAAAACCGGAAAGAAAAGAGCACGAGAAACAGAACTACTCCGATGAACCTCAATCAAAGAACGAATGAAGAGATGAGGAAAGCTCATAGGAGCATCGGTGATAAGAGCATACAAAAACGCAAATCTCTCTATAGGAATGGTGTGCAAATGAGAGATATGCCACAAAGAATGACAAGCAATcctaaagaaaagataatgaatCAAGGTCAACTCGGCAGGGGTGATCCGAGGATCGAAACCCCACTAGATAGAAGTACTAGtaatgtatgacatgatgtcatCAAGGGATGGAGACTCATCGTAAGGATAAACAGGATGCTGGACCAAAGGCACCCCAAGAGCATTAGCCACTACCGAAGGAGTAATGATGTACTCTTCACCCCGTATCCAAATTCTCACAAGAGTGTTGGAATCATAGGAGTAGACAGAGAGGTTTGAGTATAACTCTTTGATCAAGGTAGCCGGAGGGGGATGAGAAATGTCCAACAACGGTAACCAACCCCTACGCTTAAAGTTTCTCCTAATCTTAGGGTCAAGCTCATCTAAAAGAACCTTTCTCTTAGCCCAAACATTTCTAAAAAGGTTCACAGTCTCATAcgtttcttggtttttctcaCTCGGAAATCTATCACTCTCAAAGGAAGGAGTAGAGGATGATGAGGCTTTCCTATTAGCTCTAGTCTTTCTAGTCATGATGCTAAAGAGCAGAAATGAGAGACAGACAAGAGACAAaagacacaaaaaagaaaaacccaaggggcagactgcaagttagcacaaaaatatagaaaataacaatctatatgatgcatgaacaatatcaacatatgatgcatgctctaatgcagtgAGAATAAGTTCAATTTTACTTCGAAATCACAAAATTGGTttgagcatagagtttataacaaaaaccccaaattttgaaaaactcacTTTCAAAAATCGAACAAATTGACCAAATTAATCATTACACAAGATAgataacataaaataatgatcaaattaatcaatctaacaagccaatttcatcaaattaagatcaattgaacaaaaaccccaaaacgggtagtttcaagccctagaattttcaaattttcccaaaacatcaaattgatcaaattaattcaCAAAGATCAGTTTTATATTGTTCCACAACAAAAGCCCATTGATCAATTTCCAAAGAAAAGGCTTAAATcaacaaaatccccaaatttCTTAAGGTTCGAAATATGCCTATGCATgacaaaaatgcatgaaacatgaaaataaatgaaaaagggaGGGCAAAAAGGTCTTATTGGCCTTAGAAGACAAAAACCTTGCAAAAGATTCGagggaaaacgacaaaaaattGATCTGACTCCTTGACCgatcgaagagagagagagaatagctttcgaaaaagttgaaaaagtgATGAACACGTGAAAAGctaaaggttttaaaaaactcTCTATGCGATTTTAGATTGATcaaaaattagattcgatcgatcgaaaattacaTTCGATTGATCTAGCATcaatcgagcatcgatcgaTCTAGCATCAATCGAGCATCAATCGAGCAGGAcagattcaaaccaaaattttaaacgcaatttcgattggtcgagaaacaggttcgatcgatcgaaaatctggaaaaaaacatttttttttgttgaaaaaacaGAGAAATTTTATACAGAAACTCCTTAAAGCatagaattttatgaataaaatgcatgagtatgagatgaaatgcttttcaaaaacacttatATTGAACCCTGATCTcccaaaattaagattttcaatCATTTATCCTTAAATTCTCAAACttcaaacacattttgcatttaAACTCAAGGAAGTttcaatcttggatggccaaaacaaaatcacacacaataacatgtacaaagtttagcaaagagtaacttgtgtagtgtgtgcaactagcaaaaacttgagatacatgtgaggtgatatgtgaatagtaatcaagtacaatttctacaaaattcatcgcataattttgaaagaaactatcacctaaagagttgcattatataactctcacatctcctagaacaAAAGCTTGCAATTATGTAAatttcttgatttgcctcataatgtacacataaattttatttgatcagaaactatttagaaatagtcaagataatgtacacaccaattttatttgattgatttaattatagtccaataatgtacacaccaattttagcatttagaccgaggctacaccttatgttctttttgtgcatgtgctataCTTTATTGaacacaaaatcttacgatatgcactaaggtgttcgtgattggctagtaaacagtggtgagatgattatttatgcctttctcattaagatCAATTCCAACAATATAAGGCATGTGACTTTAAGATCAAGAcaaagtgatcaaaaactataaatatcttccccacacaacatgcattacaaagctcaaac
The sequence above is drawn from the Castanea sativa cultivar Marrone di Chiusa Pesio chromosome 5, ASM4071231v1 genome and encodes:
- the LOC142637351 gene encoding protein DOG1-like 4 — protein: MKTQVEERFSEFYEKWTYQLEEHVQQLVMVSKAKPSEPEDSELQALVSRVTSHYKEYYTVKWAGAREDVLAFFCPVWLSPLENSYLWVTGWKPSMAFQVIDTLKESVVPCASMVDMSETQVKKIEELRLKIRLEEEKVEREMERLQVAMADRKMVELARLASRVENGDVVGQVDGLVEVALKGLLGGLEKVMKAADCVRLKTLKGMLEVLRPLQCVDFLAAICMLQIRRRQWGKIRDSQKENTSAEIL